One Chryseobacterium sp. StRB126 genomic region harbors:
- a CDS encoding 50S ribosomal protein L25/general stress protein Ctc, whose translation MKSITIQGTKRESVGKKSTKALRDAELVPCVVYGGEAPLNFSAEEKAFKGLVYTPEAHTVSIEVDGKTIPAVLQDIQFHPITDKILHIDFYQLSDDKPVVMEVPVRITGRSKGVVAGGVLRQSFRKLKVKAIPANLPDEIVVDVTPLRIGNKLYIGGIKTEGYSFMHPDNAVVVAVKMSRNAMKGGAAAMDDEDEEEVATEEGAAPAEETAAE comes from the coding sequence ATGAAATCTATTACAATTCAAGGTACAAAAAGAGAAAGCGTGGGCAAAAAGTCTACAAAAGCTTTACGTGATGCTGAATTAGTTCCTTGTGTTGTTTATGGAGGTGAGGCGCCTTTAAACTTCTCTGCTGAAGAGAAAGCTTTCAAAGGATTAGTATACACTCCTGAAGCACACACGGTATCTATTGAAGTTGACGGAAAAACAATTCCAGCAGTTCTTCAAGATATTCAGTTCCACCCAATTACTGACAAAATTCTTCACATTGACTTCTACCAACTATCTGACGATAAGCCAGTGGTTATGGAAGTTCCAGTAAGAATTACAGGACGTTCTAAAGGTGTTGTTGCTGGTGGTGTTTTACGTCAGTCTTTCAGAAAGTTAAAAGTAAAGGCTATCCCTGCTAACCTACCAGACGAAATCGTTGTAGATGTTACTCCATTAAGAATTGGTAACAAACTTTACATCGGTGGTATCAAAACTGAAGGATATTCTTTCATGCACCCAGACAATGCAGTAGTAGTTGCTGTTAAGATGTCTAGAAATGCAATGAAAGGAGGTGCAGCTGCAATGGATGATGAAGATGAAGAAGAAGTTGCAACTGAAGAAGGAGCAGCTCCAGCAGAAGAAACTGCAGCAGAATAA
- a CDS encoding ribose-phosphate pyrophosphokinase, producing the protein MADQLSYLFCTRTSRDLAEKIAQSYGKELGKINFQEFSDGEFEPVLDESVRGGRVFLIGSTFPPADNLLELLLMIDAAKRASAKSITVVIPYFGLARQDRKDKPRAPIGAKLVANLLTAAGATRVMTMDLHADQIQGFFEIPVDHLYASSIFVDYIKSLHLDNLTIASPDMGGAKRAKNYAGHLGAEVVIAYKERKKANVVEEMFLIGDVTGKNVILIDDMIDTAGTLCKAADILIEKGAKTVRAMATHGVLSGKAYENIENSKLLEVIVTDSIPVKNNLSSKIKVLSCAPLFADVMTMVHEHKSISSKFVI; encoded by the coding sequence ATGGCCGATCAGTTAAGTTATCTATTTTGTACAAGAACCAGCAGGGACTTGGCAGAGAAAATTGCCCAGAGTTATGGGAAAGAATTAGGAAAAATCAACTTTCAGGAGTTCAGTGACGGGGAATTTGAGCCTGTTTTGGACGAATCTGTAAGAGGAGGAAGGGTTTTCCTAATCGGATCTACATTCCCGCCTGCAGACAATCTTTTAGAACTTCTTCTAATGATTGATGCAGCGAAAAGAGCTTCTGCAAAGAGCATTACCGTTGTAATTCCTTACTTCGGACTTGCCAGACAGGACAGAAAAGACAAACCAAGAGCGCCGATCGGTGCTAAGTTAGTTGCAAACCTTCTTACTGCAGCGGGTGCAACAAGAGTAATGACAATGGATCTTCACGCAGATCAGATTCAAGGATTCTTCGAAATTCCGGTAGATCATCTTTATGCTTCTTCAATTTTCGTTGATTACATTAAGTCTTTGCATCTTGATAATCTTACGATTGCTTCTCCGGATATGGGAGGTGCAAAAAGAGCAAAAAATTACGCTGGTCACCTGGGTGCAGAAGTAGTAATTGCTTATAAGGAAAGAAAGAAAGCAAATGTTGTAGAAGAAATGTTCCTTATTGGAGATGTTACAGGTAAGAACGTAATTCTTATTGATGATATGATTGATACTGCAGGAACACTTTGTAAAGCAGCTGATATCCTTATAGAGAAAGGAGCAAAAACAGTAAGAGCGATGGCAACTCACGGAGTGCTTTCGGGTAAAGCTTATGAGAATATTGAGAACTCAAAACTTTTGGAAGTTATTGTAACTGACTCAATTCCTGTTAAAAATAATTTGTCATCTAAAATAAAAGTGCTATCTTGCGCCCCATTATTTGCGGACGTTATGACGATGGTTCATGAGCACAAATCAATCAGTAGCAAGTTTGTTATTTAA
- a CDS encoding lipase: MKKIIISTVAVSALLFTVTSCKTDFDTDVKDIQVSKGSADFSKYVALGNSLTSGYRDGALYIDGQNESYPSMLAGQMKLVGGGEFKQPLMGDNNGGLLLPIGGGATAQIQDTKLYIKGFVDGAPDIGPINNNKAANLVSNILKGPFNNMGVPGAKVAHLLAPKYGDIAGIAGKTANPYFVRFASSPNASVIEDFASQNPTFFSLWIGNNDALLYALAGADNSIETLTPPAQFKTYYDMLISKIEATKAKGVIANIPSVTSIPSLTTIPTNPLTAAVLGKGNVAAGEAAIDDLNKNVYGPLSQILTALGAGDRIKPLSKTAANPLLIKDESIPNLGAQITAAAAGSGNPTLVMLSAYLGATYGQARQAKSGDLIPLTTKAAIGTLETLPAPIPASLGARGVAYPFADKYVLIPSEVKEINDAIDAYNVTIKAAATAKGYAFVDANAKLKQLAGDSGISWDGVKYTAKFVSGGAFSLDGVHLTGRGYGVIANEFITAINATYNSSLPLVDPNKYSGVTLP; encoded by the coding sequence ATGAAAAAAATTATAATATCGACAGTAGCAGTTTCTGCGCTTCTTTTTACCGTAACAAGCTGTAAAACGGATTTTGATACTGATGTAAAAGATATACAAGTGTCAAAAGGAAGTGCTGATTTCTCAAAGTATGTTGCTTTAGGAAATTCACTGACTTCCGGATATAGAGATGGAGCTCTTTATATAGATGGACAAAATGAATCTTATCCTTCAATGTTGGCAGGGCAAATGAAACTTGTAGGAGGAGGAGAGTTTAAGCAACCTTTAATGGGGGATAACAACGGAGGATTACTTCTGCCTATAGGAGGGGGTGCTACAGCTCAGATTCAGGATACAAAACTTTATATAAAAGGTTTTGTTGATGGAGCACCTGATATTGGTCCAATTAATAATAATAAGGCGGCAAATTTAGTTAGTAATATTCTTAAGGGGCCCTTTAATAATATGGGGGTTCCTGGAGCAAAGGTAGCTCATTTGTTAGCTCCAAAATATGGTGATATCGCAGGAATAGCAGGAAAAACTGCAAATCCTTATTTTGTTAGATTTGCTTCGTCACCTAATGCTTCTGTAATAGAAGATTTTGCCAGCCAAAATCCTACATTCTTCTCATTGTGGATTGGGAATAACGATGCTTTACTATATGCTTTAGCAGGTGCGGACAATTCTATTGAAACTTTAACGCCTCCCGCTCAGTTTAAAACATATTATGATATGTTGATTTCTAAAATTGAAGCGACAAAAGCGAAAGGAGTTATTGCTAATATTCCAAGTGTAACATCTATTCCTTCTTTAACAACAATACCAACAAATCCTTTGACAGCAGCTGTTTTAGGAAAAGGGAATGTTGCTGCTGGAGAGGCTGCAATTGATGATTTAAATAAAAATGTATATGGGCCATTAAGCCAGATTTTAACAGCATTAGGAGCTGGAGACAGAATTAAACCTCTTTCTAAAACAGCAGCTAATCCATTGTTGATTAAAGACGAAAGTATTCCAAATTTAGGCGCGCAAATTACTGCAGCAGCAGCTGGTTCTGGAAATCCAACTTTAGTGATGCTTTCTGCTTACCTTGGTGCTACTTATGGGCAGGCAAGACAGGCGAAGTCCGGAGATCTTATTCCTTTAACAACAAAGGCGGCCATTGGCACACTTGAGACACTTCCTGCACCTATTCCTGCATCTCTTGGTGCTAGAGGAGTAGCTTATCCGTTTGCAGATAAATATGTTCTGATTCCGTCTGAGGTTAAGGAAATCAATGATGCTATTGATGCTTATAACGTAACTATTAAGGCAGCAGCCACTGCAAAAGGATATGCTTTTGTAGATGCTAATGCTAAACTTAAGCAGTTAGCTGGAGATTCTGGTATTTCATGGGATGGTGTAAAATACACCGCTAAATTTGTATCTGGAGGTGCATTTTCATTAGATGGAGTGCATTTGACAGGTAGAGGATATGGTGTTATTGCTAATGAATTTATTACTGCAATTAATGCAACTTATAATTCGTCATTACCTCTTGTAGATCCTAATAAATACTCGGGAGTTACACTACCATAA
- a CDS encoding OmpP1/FadL family transporter, whose translation MKKILVSTALLAGVLSYAGGFRVSLQGVKQLAMAHTSAHAEDASVTFFNPAGMSFIPSKLSVVAGGFGASNKVTFQNLNTLQSTETDNPLGTPIYAAITYKPIEKLSVGFSFSTPFGSTVKWPENWEGKEMVQKMELKSYYFQPMVSVKLAPWLAFGASYIYARGKVDWDKAVTQFNGTVNINDEKASGHGYGFGFYFRPDPKLDVSIAYRSAIDMKAKNGTATFKFPTQTPYSLLKLNAAGQDGFSATLPLVEEYTIGLTYKVTPKWQVSADFNYHGWERYSKLVLDFDNAPLATNNPSDPTVLVNPKNFRNSKTFRLGTQYAFTNMIYGRLGAYYDESPYTNENFIPETPSFDTYVITGGVGFKLKQFGVDIAGGYAMPQYRNVNNANLGFYGQAKARAFYFGLGLSYNPF comes from the coding sequence ATGAAAAAAATATTAGTATCAACTGCTTTATTGGCGGGCGTTTTATCCTATGCGGGGGGCTTCAGAGTTTCTTTGCAAGGGGTAAAGCAATTGGCAATGGCGCATACTAGTGCTCATGCCGAAGATGCCAGTGTGACATTCTTCAACCCGGCAGGTATGTCATTTATTCCTTCCAAGCTGAGTGTAGTAGCAGGAGGGTTTGGTGCAAGTAATAAAGTTACTTTTCAAAACTTAAATACTTTGCAGAGTACAGAAACGGATAACCCTTTGGGAACCCCTATCTATGCTGCGATTACTTATAAACCAATAGAAAAACTATCCGTAGGTTTCAGTTTTTCAACCCCTTTCGGAAGTACGGTTAAATGGCCGGAAAACTGGGAAGGTAAGGAGATGGTGCAGAAAATGGAGTTGAAAAGTTATTACTTCCAACCGATGGTTTCTGTGAAGTTAGCTCCTTGGTTGGCTTTCGGGGCAAGTTATATCTACGCAAGAGGAAAGGTAGACTGGGATAAAGCGGTAACACAATTTAATGGAACGGTTAATATCAATGATGAAAAAGCAAGCGGACACGGATATGGGTTCGGTTTTTATTTCAGACCTGATCCAAAATTGGATGTGAGTATTGCTTATCGTTCAGCAATTGATATGAAGGCTAAAAATGGAACAGCTACATTTAAGTTCCCAACTCAAACACCTTATTCATTATTAAAATTAAATGCTGCAGGTCAGGATGGATTCTCTGCTACCCTTCCATTAGTTGAAGAATATACAATTGGTCTTACCTATAAAGTAACGCCGAAGTGGCAGGTTTCTGCAGACTTTAACTATCACGGATGGGAAAGATATAGCAAGCTGGTGTTGGATTTCGACAATGCACCACTTGCAACCAATAATCCATCAGATCCTACGGTTCTTGTAAATCCTAAGAATTTCAGAAATTCTAAAACTTTCAGACTGGGTACTCAATATGCATTCACTAATATGATCTACGGACGTTTAGGAGCATATTATGATGAGTCTCCTTATACTAATGAGAACTTTATTCCGGAAACACCTTCTTTTGATACTTATGTAATTACTGGTGGGGTAGGATTTAAACTGAAGCAGTTTGGAGTTGACATTGCAGGAGGATATGCAATGCCTCAATATAGAAATGTAAATAATGCTAATCTTGGATTTTACGGACAAGCAAAAGCAAGAGCATTCTATTTTGGTCTAGGTTTATCTTATAATCCTTTTTAA
- a CDS encoding stage 0 sporulation family protein, translating into MSCGCKTSGDSAHSCGPKKTANGCENVNTCGNSYKLSVFDWLSNINNPAPNRCDFVEVRFKNDRKSFYKNVNNIPLHIGSVITVESSPGHDVGVVSLTGELVKIQMKKKKFSEESALKIYRQANQKDLEVWQEARKKEDGVKLEARKIAQRLGLEMKVTDVEYQGDSSKITFYYTADSRIDFRQLIKDYAGAFRTKIDMKQIGFRQEAAKVGGIGSCGRELCCSTWLTDFRSVNTNVARYQQLSINPQKLAGQCGKLKCCLNYELDSYLDALSNFPSSSTTLDTEKGRAFCIKIDVFKKKMWFAYVDNSIAWYDFDIDLVKKLISKNKRGEKILPLEDLKQPETPSQSIDLIQENNVDRFEKKNRNNRNRNNQNKPNNNQNQGQEQRQGQPQGQKKNRSERQERPSRPEKSENPNANSGNQPRQPKPQQQQPKVPAEKVKAEANPDADKAQQSNPHKKKFKKKYPPKKDKNA; encoded by the coding sequence ATGAGTTGTGGATGCAAAACATCCGGCGATTCTGCACATTCTTGTGGTCCTAAAAAAACCGCAAATGGCTGTGAAAATGTAAATACCTGCGGGAATAGTTATAAATTAAGTGTTTTTGACTGGCTTTCTAACATCAACAATCCAGCACCAAACAGGTGTGATTTTGTAGAAGTTAGGTTTAAAAATGACAGAAAATCGTTTTATAAGAATGTAAATAATATCCCTTTACATATAGGTAGCGTAATTACAGTAGAATCTAGTCCGGGACACGATGTAGGCGTAGTAAGCCTTACGGGAGAATTAGTAAAGATTCAGATGAAAAAGAAAAAGTTTTCTGAAGAATCGGCCCTTAAAATATACAGACAGGCCAACCAAAAGGATCTTGAGGTATGGCAGGAAGCAAGAAAAAAAGAAGACGGTGTAAAGCTTGAAGCAAGAAAAATTGCTCAAAGATTAGGCCTTGAAATGAAGGTAACTGATGTTGAATATCAGGGTGATTCTTCAAAAATCACGTTTTATTATACGGCTGATAGCCGTATAGACTTCAGACAGTTGATTAAAGATTACGCCGGAGCTTTCAGAACCAAGATTGACATGAAACAAATCGGGTTCAGACAGGAAGCTGCAAAAGTAGGAGGAATAGGGTCTTGTGGACGTGAACTTTGCTGCTCTACATGGTTAACAGATTTCAGATCCGTAAATACTAACGTAGCAAGATACCAGCAATTAAGTATTAACCCTCAGAAACTTGCAGGACAGTGTGGTAAGCTAAAATGTTGTCTTAACTACGAACTTGATAGTTATCTGGATGCATTAAGCAACTTCCCGTCTTCGTCTACAACACTTGATACAGAAAAAGGAAGAGCATTCTGTATTAAAATAGATGTTTTCAAAAAGAAAATGTGGTTTGCCTATGTGGACAATTCCATTGCATGGTATGATTTTGATATTGATCTTGTTAAAAAACTGATTTCAAAGAACAAAAGAGGAGAAAAAATTCTTCCTTTAGAAGATTTGAAACAACCTGAAACACCATCTCAAAGCATTGACCTGATTCAGGAAAACAATGTAGACCGCTTTGAGAAGAAAAACAGAAACAACAGAAACAGAAACAATCAGAACAAACCAAACAACAATCAAAATCAGGGACAGGAACAAAGACAAGGACAACCACAGGGACAAAAGAAAAACAGGTCTGAAAGACAGGAAAGACCTAGCAGACCTGAGAAATCTGAAAATCCTAATGCAAATTCCGGGAATCAGCCAAGACAACCAAAACCGCAACAGCAACAACCAAAAGTACCTGCGGAAAAGGTAAAAGCTGAAGCAAATCCTGATGCAGATAAAGCACAACAAAGCAACCCACACAAGAAAAAATTTAAAAAGAAATATCCTCCAAAAAAAGATAAAAATGCGTAA
- a CDS encoding gliding motility lipoprotein GldH produces MRKILGLFTFILFFSCNSSSGEDVIMNSVDNKWNKKSEQKFNLEISDPQNPKNIIFVVRNNNNYPYSNIRFIVNFTNLQNKKKETDTLNYVLAKPNGEWLGTGFGDTKETFFQYKVNYKFPAKGKYQIGLTQAMRNDNLPGIEDVGIKIETAKP; encoded by the coding sequence ATGCGTAAAATTTTAGGATTATTCACCTTTATCCTTTTCTTTAGCTGTAACTCTTCTTCCGGAGAAGATGTTATTATGAATTCCGTTGATAATAAGTGGAATAAGAAAAGTGAACAAAAATTTAATCTTGAAATTTCAGATCCGCAGAATCCTAAAAATATTATATTTGTCGTAAGAAATAACAACAATTATCCTTACAGCAATATAAGGTTTATTGTGAATTTTACCAACCTTCAGAACAAGAAAAAGGAAACTGATACCCTGAATTACGTTTTGGCCAAACCAAACGGAGAATGGCTTGGTACAGGCTTTGGAGACACAAAGGAAACCTTTTTTCAATATAAGGTAAATTACAAGTTTCCAGCGAAAGGAAAATATCAAATCGGCTTAACTCAGGCAATGAGAAACGATAACCTTCCTGGAATTGAGGATGTTGGGATAAAAATAGAAACGGCTAAACCGTAA
- a CDS encoding transglycosylase domain-containing protein, which produces MEVNNKNAGNKGKTFPLPPKKKNTSWKKWVSFIWIGLIAVVLGISGLFFAVSQGFLGEMPDVKELENPDIFVASEIISSDGVTLGKFEKEKTQPIVYKDLPPYLIYALQAKEDERFKEHSGIDLYSIARAVAYGGGRGGGSTITQQLAKLLFTGTASQNKFERAFQKLKEWVVAVSLEKRYTKEEIITLYFNKFDFLFNANGVEMASRVYFNKKTSELTLPEAATFVAMLENPRKNNPYRYPEKAKERRNVVLDQMQKTGYIDAATYEKAINTPVEVDFHPIKSITDGYSAYYKFYLRKEIDKYLESHEKETGKKLNLYKDGLKIYVTLDSKMQKYAEEAIKEHLTDLQKRFDAEQRGRKNRPFYYLTDKQIKDVMVQAMKRTGRYKLLKADGMPDDSIMMEFKKPIKTSRFTWAGEEEVEMSPWDSIRYHKQIAQAGLMSMVPGTGEIKAWVGGIDWQHFQYDHIKQGKRQVGSTFKPFVYATAIMKLGMTPCSTVSNGTYDHNGWHVPGRGGMLTLKDGLAHSQNPIAARLIEMTGVDAVIQTARDLGVTEDIPRNNTIALGSSDITIYEMLGAYSTFANYGNHNKPEMIWRIEDANGRVIKEVNVEPKEVMNPMYAYTMIELMKGVAQYGTASGELGRRGISKGVEIAAKTGTTQNNSDGWFMGITPKLATGAWVGWEDRATHFFGTGEGQGARMALPIWAIFMKKVWADKTLGITPDDKFIKPSDWKDGCSNLKGLGGGYGDDGSLQTIDEIKNPRPADHTPKKPTEKKEENINENLHSNDEVDFNK; this is translated from the coding sequence ATGGAAGTAAACAATAAAAATGCAGGAAACAAGGGGAAAACATTTCCTCTGCCTCCCAAAAAAAAGAACACCTCTTGGAAAAAATGGGTCTCATTTATTTGGATTGGACTCATTGCGGTAGTTTTAGGGATTTCAGGACTTTTCTTTGCGGTTTCCCAGGGATTCCTTGGAGAGATGCCCGATGTTAAAGAACTTGAGAACCCGGACATCTTCGTAGCTTCTGAAATCATATCTTCAGATGGGGTAACGTTGGGTAAATTTGAGAAAGAAAAAACTCAGCCTATCGTTTATAAGGACCTTCCTCCTTACCTTATCTACGCCCTTCAGGCAAAAGAAGATGAGCGTTTTAAAGAACATTCAGGAATCGACTTATACTCTATTGCCAGAGCCGTTGCTTATGGTGGAGGACGTGGTGGAGGTTCTACCATCACTCAACAGTTGGCCAAACTTCTTTTCACAGGAACCGCTTCTCAGAATAAATTTGAAAGAGCATTTCAGAAACTGAAAGAATGGGTGGTGGCTGTAAGTCTTGAAAAAAGATATACCAAAGAAGAAATTATCACTCTTTATTTCAATAAGTTTGACTTCTTATTCAATGCCAATGGTGTTGAAATGGCATCCAGAGTTTATTTTAATAAAAAAACTTCTGAACTTACCCTTCCGGAAGCAGCAACTTTTGTAGCAATGCTGGAAAACCCAAGAAAGAACAACCCTTACAGATATCCTGAAAAAGCAAAGGAAAGAAGAAATGTTGTATTGGATCAAATGCAGAAAACCGGATATATTGATGCTGCCACCTATGAAAAAGCAATCAATACCCCTGTGGAAGTAGATTTCCACCCTATTAAAAGTATTACTGACGGATATTCTGCTTACTACAAATTCTATCTGAGAAAAGAGATTGATAAATATCTTGAGTCTCACGAAAAAGAAACCGGTAAAAAACTCAATCTTTATAAAGACGGTTTAAAAATTTATGTTACTCTTGATTCTAAAATGCAGAAGTATGCAGAGGAAGCAATCAAGGAACACTTAACTGACCTTCAGAAAAGATTTGATGCTGAACAAAGAGGAAGAAAAAACAGACCTTTCTATTATCTTACAGACAAGCAAATCAAAGATGTGATGGTTCAGGCTATGAAAAGAACCGGCCGGTACAAGCTGTTAAAAGCAGATGGCATGCCTGATGATTCTATTATGATGGAGTTCAAAAAACCAATCAAAACTTCAAGATTTACATGGGCGGGAGAAGAAGAGGTTGAAATGTCACCTTGGGACTCTATCAGATATCACAAACAAATTGCACAGGCAGGGTTAATGTCTATGGTTCCAGGAACCGGAGAGATCAAAGCCTGGGTAGGAGGTATCGATTGGCAGCACTTCCAGTATGACCACATTAAACAAGGTAAGAGACAGGTAGGATCTACATTCAAGCCTTTCGTATATGCAACTGCCATTATGAAACTGGGGATGACTCCTTGCTCAACTGTTTCTAACGGAACTTATGACCATAATGGATGGCATGTTCCGGGAAGAGGAGGAATGCTTACCCTGAAAGATGGTTTAGCACATTCTCAGAACCCGATAGCTGCAAGACTTATTGAAATGACCGGTGTAGATGCTGTTATCCAAACGGCAAGAGACCTGGGAGTAACAGAAGATATTCCAAGAAACAATACCATTGCCCTTGGTTCATCAGATATTACAATCTATGAAATGCTAGGTGCTTACAGTACTTTTGCTAACTACGGAAATCACAATAAACCGGAAATGATCTGGAGAATTGAGGATGCTAACGGTAGAGTAATTAAGGAAGTTAATGTAGAGCCTAAAGAAGTAATGAACCCAATGTATGCTTACACCATGATTGAATTGATGAAAGGTGTTGCACAATATGGTACAGCTTCAGGAGAACTGGGAAGAAGAGGAATCTCAAAAGGTGTTGAAATTGCTGCTAAAACAGGTACCACACAGAACAACTCCGATGGTTGGTTCATGGGAATCACACCAAAACTGGCAACAGGAGCCTGGGTAGGATGGGAAGACAGAGCAACCCACTTCTTCGGAACCGGTGAAGGTCAGGGTGCGAGAATGGCATTACCGATATGGGCAATCTTCATGAAGAAAGTTTGGGCAGACAAAACATTGGGAATTACGCCGGATGACAAGTTTATCAAACCTTCGGACTGGAAAGACGGCTGTTCCAACCTTAAAGGGTTAGGTGGCGGATATGGTGATGATGGAAGTCTTCAGACCATTGATGAGATCAAGAATCCGAGACCGGCAGATCATACCCCTAAGAAACCAACAGAAAAAAAAGAGGAAAATATCAATGAAAATCTTCATTCAAACGATGAGGTAGATTTTAATAAATAA
- a CDS encoding protein adenylyltransferase SelO, with amino-acid sequence MNIERISQPFIKKFPGDFSNNPMQRNTPKVLFSTIKPAGFDKPQLIAFNETLSEEIGLGTFEEKDLDFLVGNNLTDNVQTYATAYAGHQFGNWAGQLGDGRAIIAGEITNTSGKKTEIQWKGAGATPYSRHADGRAVLRSSVREYLMSEAMYHLGVPTTRALSLAFTGEDVVRDMMYSGNPQLEKGAVVIRTAESFIRFGHFELMSAQQEYKTLQNLLDFIIENYYPEITSSDTQKYKDFFENICTRTADLMVEWFRVGFVHGVMNTDNMSILGLTIDYGPYSMMDEYDLNFTPNTTDLPGRRYAFGKQGQISQWNLWQLANALHPLIKDEKFLENTLNRYGTYFWEAHDKMLCRKFGFDELRKDDEEFFTNWQGLMQELELDHTLFFSQLEKLTVGTDLKEHFSNISYTFLNEEKLGKLKNFIENYESRLNSNAISREESLQMMAKSNPKFILRNYLLYECIEEINNGQKAMLEKLTKALENPYKEIFPEFSIKRPSGYDDTAGCTTLSCSS; translated from the coding sequence ATGAATATCGAACGCATCAGCCAGCCTTTTATAAAGAAATTTCCGGGAGACTTTTCCAATAACCCTATGCAAAGGAATACTCCAAAGGTTTTATTTTCAACAATCAAACCGGCAGGCTTTGATAAACCTCAATTAATCGCCTTTAATGAAACGCTATCCGAAGAAATAGGATTAGGCACGTTCGAAGAAAAAGACCTTGATTTTCTGGTTGGAAATAACCTTACCGACAATGTTCAGACTTACGCTACTGCCTATGCAGGACATCAGTTTGGGAACTGGGCAGGCCAGCTTGGAGACGGAAGAGCCATCATCGCAGGTGAAATCACCAATACCTCAGGAAAAAAAACAGAAATTCAATGGAAAGGAGCCGGAGCAACTCCTTATTCCCGACATGCGGATGGAAGAGCCGTACTCAGATCTTCTGTAAGAGAATATCTGATGAGTGAAGCCATGTATCATTTAGGCGTTCCCACAACCAGAGCTTTAAGTCTTGCTTTTACGGGAGAAGATGTTGTTCGTGATATGATGTATAGTGGAAATCCACAATTGGAAAAAGGAGCAGTAGTCATCAGAACTGCCGAAAGCTTTATCCGCTTTGGCCATTTTGAACTGATGTCTGCCCAACAGGAGTATAAAACCCTACAGAACCTTTTGGATTTCATTATTGAAAATTATTATCCGGAAATCACATCATCAGACACCCAAAAATATAAAGACTTCTTTGAAAATATATGCACCCGCACCGCAGATCTTATGGTTGAATGGTTCAGGGTTGGATTTGTACATGGAGTGATGAATACAGATAATATGTCAATCCTGGGGCTAACGATCGATTACGGGCCTTATTCTATGATGGATGAATATGATTTAAATTTCACTCCTAATACTACTGATCTTCCAGGAAGAAGATATGCCTTTGGAAAACAGGGACAGATCTCTCAATGGAATCTCTGGCAGCTTGCCAACGCACTTCATCCGTTAATCAAGGATGAGAAATTTTTAGAGAATACCCTAAACAGATATGGTACCTATTTCTGGGAAGCTCATGACAAAATGCTTTGCAGAAAGTTCGGGTTTGATGAACTAAGAAAAGACGATGAAGAATTTTTTACCAACTGGCAGGGATTAATGCAGGAACTGGAGCTGGATCATACTTTATTTTTTAGTCAATTGGAAAAATTAACGGTTGGTACCGATTTAAAAGAACATTTCAGCAATATATCTTATACTTTTTTAAATGAAGAAAAACTTGGGAAGCTCAAGAACTTTATTGAAAATTATGAGTCCAGACTGAATTCAAATGCCATCTCAAGAGAAGAATCTTTACAAATGATGGCAAAATCAAATCCAAAATTTATTCTAAGAAACTATCTGCTCTATGAATGTATTGAGGAAATCAACAATGGCCAAAAAGCAATGCTGGAGAAACTCACTAAAGCACTGGAAAACCCTTATAAAGAAATATTTCCTGAGTTTTCCATCAAAAGACCATCTGGATATGATGACACTGCAGGATGCACTACCCTTTCGTGTAGTTCTTAA